In Terriglobales bacterium, the genomic stretch AGGCGGTGGACTACTCCAAGCCGCGCTCGCACTTCCCCAACCCTTTCAAACCATATCTGCCGCGGATCGTGGCCGATCCGGTCTTCTCCAATGCGCCGCGCATCGAGCAGTTGATGCGGGATGGCAAGCTGATGCTCTCGCTCGACGACGCCATCGCGCTGGCGCTGGAAAACAACCTCGACTTGGCCATCGCGCGCTATAACTTGTCCATCGCCGACACTGACATCCTGCGCACCAAGGCGGGCGGGTCGGCGCGCGGCGTGGCCACCGGACTGGTGCAAGGGACCCCGGGAGGCGGCGTGGGCGGCTTCGGCACGGGAGCATCGGGCACGGGCGCCGGCGGCACCACGGGTGGCGCGGGCGGCGCCGGCGGAGGCGCCTCCGGACTGGTCACCTCCACGCTGGGCGTGGGCACGCCGGTGGATTCCTTCGACCCGGTCCTGAGCTCTACCCTGAACATCAATCACGCCTCGTTCCCACTGTCCAACACGGTGACGACCGGCACCAGCACCCTGGCGGAGAATTTCGGGACGGCGGATTTCACTTACACGCAGGGATTCCACACGGGCGCCGTCATGTCCGTGACCTTCAACAACCAGCGCAGCACCACCAACAGCCTGTTTGGCAGCCTGTCGCCGCAAGTGAGTTCCAACTTCCGCCTGACGCTGCGTCAGCACCTGCTGGCCGGATTCGGATTCGGGCCGAACACGCGCTTCATCCGCATCGCCAAGCACAACCGGGAGATCTCAGACGCGGGCTTCAAGCTGCAGGTGATCGCCACCGTCTCCCAGATCCAGAACATCTACTGGGACCTGGTGAACGCCTATGAGGACGTGAAGGTGCGGGAGCGCTCGCTGGGGCTGGCCGACAAGACACTTTCCGACAATCGCAAGCAGGTGGAGATCGGCACGCTGGCGCCCATCGAGATCGTGCGGGCCGAGTCTGAGTCCGCCACCCGCAACCAGGAGCTGATCGTCGCCCAGACCAACCTGCAACTGCAGCAACTGCTCATCAAGAACGCTATCACCCGCAACCTGAACGACCCGGCGCTGGCCACCGCGCCCGTGATTCCCACCGACTCCATGCAGGTGCCGGAGATCGAGCCCGTGGTCCCCATTTCGGACCTGATCAAGGACGCCATGAGCAACCGCGGCGAACTGGAGCAGTCGCGCATCGACCTGGTGAACCGCGACATCAACAAGAAATCGGCGCGCAACGCCCTGCTGCCGGTGGTGGATTTCATCGCCTGGTACGGAGGCGCGGGCCTGGGCGGCGACCAGAACCCGCTCAACGTGGGGCTGCCTCCGGGCACCATCCCGCGCTCCGGCTTCTACAACTCCTTCGCGCGCCTGCTGGATAACAGCGCGCCGGATTACGCCGTCGGGCTGAACGTCACCATCCCCATCCGCAACCGGGCGGCACAGGCCGACCAGACGCGCTCCGAGCTGGAGTACCGCCAGGCGCAGCTCCGCTTCCAGCAATTGCAGAACCAGGTGGGCATCGAGGTGCGCAACGCGCAGTACGCGTTGCAGCAGAACCGGGCGCGGGTGGAAGCGGCGCAGAAGGGCCGTGAGCTGGCCCAGCAGAGCCTGGGAGCCGAACAGAAGAAGTACGCCCTGGGGGCCTCCACTAACTTCCTGGTGTTGCAGGCGCAACGCGACCTGACCGCGTCCGAGTCGGCCATGGTCTCGGCCATGTCGGCGTATGAGAAGTCGCGGGTGGAACTGGACCGCGTGACCGGGCTTACGCTGCAGCACTACAACATCCAGCTGGATGATGCGGTGAGCGGCCGCGTCGGCACTATGCCGGCCGTCCCCGGCGTCATGCCTCGCACGGACATGGGGCCGCCGCCGCCAGACCAGAACCCCAGATAGTTCCCTCAGCAACCGTTACGACGGGGCAGCCATCCTGGCTGCCCCTTATTTCTTGACGGCTGTGGTTCCACGTCCCCCGGCCGGGCGCGCCCTGAGCTATGCTCTCGCCTGTGAGCCTCGCGCTTTCCGTCGTAATCATCACGCTCAACGAAGAGCGAAACCTTGGGCGGACGCTCGAAAGTGTGAAGCCGCTGGTGGAGAACGACAAGGGCGAGATCATCGTGGTGGACTCGGGCTCCACCGATCGCACGGTCGAGATTGCGAAGTCGTTCGGCGCCAAGGTCTTCGTCGAGGAGTGGAAGGGCTTCGCCGCGCAGAAGAATTCGGCGATTGAGAAGGCGGAGGGAGAGTGGGTGCTGAGCCTGGACGCGGATGAAGAGGTCAGTTCCGAGTTGGCGGCCGAGGTTGCGGAACTCCCTTCCGTCTGGAATTTCTGGAACCGCCAGGAATTTCCGACCAGCGACGACGCCCTTGCGATTGAAATGCGAAAGAAGGGTTTGCGCTACTTTTTGAACTATCCGAACGTGGTTGGATTCTATGTCAAGCGGCAGAATCTTTTTTTGGGTCGATGGGTACGCCAGGGTGGCTATTGGCCCGACTGCAAGCTGCGTGTTTTTCGCCGGGGTGCTGCGCAATTCGAAGAACGAGTCGTTCATGAAAACGCGAAATTGCTGAGCCCGAAGCAGCTTGCATTCACGCTGGACCACCCACTAATTCACCACGCTTATCCGACACTTCAGATCTACCTCGAGCACATGCGCCGCTACGCCGACCTGGGCGCCGAAATGATCAAAGACAAGCCACGCTGGTGGCTTTGGCTGAACCGCTGGCTCAATCCGCCGCTGACGTTTTTCTACAACTACGTCATCCGTCTTGGCTTCCTCGACAGACGCGAGGGCTTCCTGCTGCACTGGAATCACCGGCGCTACGTGGGCTGGAAGTACGCGAAGGCTTTGGAACTTTCGCATTCACCGCGGAGTCGCGGAGCTGCGGAGAACGACTAGACAGAAACCTCCGCGCCTCCGTGTCTCCGTGGTGAAAAAGCCGTTTCTTGCCGCTCTACCGGCGCATCCTCTATCATGAGCACTGACCGCGATGGCTAAGCGCAAACCCAACGAACACGTGGCCGAGAGCCCGATTCAGGATGTCTTCGAGGGCCGCCATCCCTCCGCCTCCGAAAAAGAGTGGGCGGAGAAGACGCTCGGGCCGGCGCTGGAGAAGTCGCCGGAAAGACCCATCGGCGCGCCCACCGGCACCAACCTCGACGAGCACGGCAACGCCCGCTTCACCACCATCTCCGATGTCCCCATCCGGCGGCTCTATACCACGGCCGACTTGCCCGAAGACTGGAGTTACGAGAAATACCTGAGCCATCCTGGCGAGCCGCCCTACACACGCGGCATCCACGCCTCCGGCTACCGCGGGAAGCTGTGGACCATGCGCCAGTTCTCCGGCTTCGCCTCGCCGGAGGAGACCAACCAGCGCTACAAGTACCTGCTCGAACACGGCGGCGGCGGGCTCTCGGTGGCCTTCGACCTGCCCACGCTGATGGGCTACGACTCCGACCACGCCATGAGCGAGGGCGAAGTCGGCAAGTGCGGCGTGGCCATCGATTCCCTCGAGGACATGGAGATACTCTTCGACGGCATCAACCTGGAAAAGATCACCACCTCCATGACCATCAACTCGCCGGCTTCCGTCCTGTGGGCCATGTACCTGGTGGTGGCGGAGAAGCAGGGCGCCGACTGGAAGAAGATCTCTGGCACCATCCAGAACGACATCCTCAAGGAGTACATCGCGCAGAAGGAGTACATCTACCCGCCCGCGCCCTCCATGCGCCTGGTGATCGACACTTTCGAGTTCGGCTCGCGCTTCACGCCACGCTTCAACACCATCTCTATCTCGGGCTACCACATCCGCGAGGCGGGCTCGACCGCGCTCCAGGAGCTGGCCTTCACCCTCTACGACGGCGTGGAGTATGTGGAGTGGGCGCAGCGGCGCGGCCTGAAAGTGGACGAGTTCGGCCCGCGGCTCTCCTTCTTCTTCAACGCGCACAACGATTTTTTCGAGGAGATCGCCAAATACCGCGCCGCGCGCAAGATCTGGTACCGGCTGATGAAAGACCGCTTCGGCGCAAAGAACGCGCGCACCTGGCTGATG encodes the following:
- a CDS encoding glycosyltransferase family 2 protein, whose protein sequence is MSLALSVVIITLNEERNLGRTLESVKPLVENDKGEIIVVDSGSTDRTVEIAKSFGAKVFVEEWKGFAAQKNSAIEKAEGEWVLSLDADEEVSSELAAEVAELPSVWNFWNRQEFPTSDDALAIEMRKKGLRYFLNYPNVVGFYVKRQNLFLGRWVRQGGYWPDCKLRVFRRGAAQFEERVVHENAKLLSPKQLAFTLDHPLIHHAYPTLQIYLEHMRRYADLGAEMIKDKPRWWLWLNRWLNPPLTFFYNYVIRLGFLDRREGFLLHWNHRRYVGWKYAKALELSHSPRSRGAAEND
- a CDS encoding TolC family protein; amino-acid sequence: MTPALCLVVAAVAAAPTLAQDAPGSGDQAAAQTEASPQAPPPAPSTQVQVQQAVDYSKPRSHFPNPFKPYLPRIVADPVFSNAPRIEQLMRDGKLMLSLDDAIALALENNLDLAIARYNLSIADTDILRTKAGGSARGVATGLVQGTPGGGVGGFGTGASGTGAGGTTGGAGGAGGGASGLVTSTLGVGTPVDSFDPVLSSTLNINHASFPLSNTVTTGTSTLAENFGTADFTYTQGFHTGAVMSVTFNNQRSTTNSLFGSLSPQVSSNFRLTLRQHLLAGFGFGPNTRFIRIAKHNREISDAGFKLQVIATVSQIQNIYWDLVNAYEDVKVRERSLGLADKTLSDNRKQVEIGTLAPIEIVRAESESATRNQELIVAQTNLQLQQLLIKNAITRNLNDPALATAPVIPTDSMQVPEIEPVVPISDLIKDAMSNRGELEQSRIDLVNRDINKKSARNALLPVVDFIAWYGGAGLGGDQNPLNVGLPPGTIPRSGFYNSFARLLDNSAPDYAVGLNVTIPIRNRAAQADQTRSELEYRQAQLRFQQLQNQVGIEVRNAQYALQQNRARVEAAQKGRELAQQSLGAEQKKYALGASTNFLVLQAQRDLTASESAMVSAMSAYEKSRVELDRVTGLTLQHYNIQLDDAVSGRVGTMPAVPGVMPRTDMGPPPPDQNPR
- a CDS encoding methylmalonyl-CoA mutase family protein, which codes for MAKRKPNEHVAESPIQDVFEGRHPSASEKEWAEKTLGPALEKSPERPIGAPTGTNLDEHGNARFTTISDVPIRRLYTTADLPEDWSYEKYLSHPGEPPYTRGIHASGYRGKLWTMRQFSGFASPEETNQRYKYLLEHGGGGLSVAFDLPTLMGYDSDHAMSEGEVGKCGVAIDSLEDMEILFDGINLEKITTSMTINSPASVLWAMYLVVAEKQGADWKKISGTIQNDILKEYIAQKEYIYPPAPSMRLVIDTFEFGSRFTPRFNTISISGYHIREAGSTALQELAFTLYDGVEYVEWAQRRGLKVDEFGPRLSFFFNAHNDFFEEIAKYRAARKIWYRLMKDRFGAKNARTWLMRFHTQTAGVSLTAQQPMSNIARVALQALAAVLGGTQSLHCDAFDEALALPTEDAARIALRTQQILAYESGVAQTVDPLGGSYFLEKFTLDMEKGAFHYFQKLDAMGGMVKAIERGYPQKEIAKASYQYQRAVEAREKIIVGANDFVIEEKRPETLYIGESVGRRQSEKLAALRKRRSNDEVRRCLDALKKAAAQEPKAAGSAKISDANTMPYIVDAVRAYATVGEICEALRQVYGTYEEVSIT